A window from Opitutia bacterium ISCC 52 encodes these proteins:
- a CDS encoding SRPBCC domain-containing protein has protein sequence MDEGHAKVEYDLRPGGKYVLKMIRPDGEIAYAPEGKYLEIDPPRKLSMTWSSEGFIDHSVLSFELSKVDGGTEIILRHELPEFTVADHRDGWTTCLNHCEKFFEG, from the coding sequence ATGGACGAAGGACATGCAAAGGTTGAATACGATCTTCGACCCGGAGGTAAATATGTCCTTAAAATGATTCGTCCCGACGGTGAGATTGCCTATGCCCCTGAAGGAAAATATCTGGAGATTGATCCGCCAAGGAAACTCTCCATGACCTGGAGCTCGGAGGGTTTTATAGACCATAGTGTGCTCAGCTTTGAACTTTCAAAAGTAGACGGCGGCACAGAAATCATTCTTCGTCATGAACTGCCAGAGTTTACGGTCGCCGATCACCGCGATGGTTGGACTACCTGCTTGAATCATTGCGAAAAATTCTTTGAAGGCTAG
- a CDS encoding response regulator: MIKAFLTPTAAKVVYAEDGDQAVSRVKSDSSIDLVLMDLKLPIMDGITATEAIRVFNRDVPIIAQTAFGVSHERMETLKCGFNDYVTKPLDRERLLSSIDHHLKQH, translated from the coding sequence GTGATCAAAGCGTTTTTAACCCCGACCGCAGCGAAGGTTGTCTACGCCGAAGATGGAGACCAGGCAGTATCGCGTGTAAAGTCTGATTCATCCATCGATCTGGTGCTAATGGACTTGAAGCTGCCCATTATGGACGGCATTACGGCAACCGAAGCCATTCGTGTATTCAATAGGGATGTGCCCATTATTGCACAGACTGCCTTCGGGGTGAGTCATGAACGGATGGAAACTTTGAAATGCGGCTTCAACGACTACGTAACAAAACCCCTCGATCGGGAGCGTCTCTTGAGCTCGATAGATCATCATTTGAAGCAGCATTAG
- a CDS encoding biopolymer transporter ExbD, with amino-acid sequence MVFILLIVFVVAAVFVEEIGFEATTPSGVPGLRQEVTPPMGVRIDEKNLIYLEQKLSSLNSIRSKVAQRLSVSPELDVIVRAAPLTDAGIMVSVLDQVRFGGVDLISLSVDAEE; translated from the coding sequence ATGGTTTTTATATTACTGATTGTCTTCGTTGTAGCGGCCGTCTTTGTTGAAGAAATTGGCTTTGAAGCAACGACCCCAAGTGGAGTACCTGGTTTACGCCAGGAAGTAACGCCTCCCATGGGTGTTCGCATTGATGAGAAAAACCTTATTTACCTGGAGCAGAAGCTTTCATCGTTAAATTCAATACGTTCGAAAGTCGCACAACGCCTGAGTGTGAGTCCTGAATTGGATGTGATTGTTCGAGCAGCCCCCTTGACTGATGCCGGTATAATGGTGTCAGTATTAGATCAAGTTCGTTTTGGAGGAGTCGACCTCATCAGTCTTTCAGTGGATGCTGAGGAGTAG
- a CDS encoding ATP-binding cassette domain-containing protein, which translates to MIEIQEVFLQYGPKVLFNNISSVIGTRDRIGLVGSNGAGKSTLIKLLLGETEADKGNIVQPSYVSLGYLPQDGIEVSGRTLYQEVETAFEDMLSLQGKIDEADAQMLEMDTSSEEYYELIDMIGEWEHKLEEHEPEKMKSNIEKMLLGLGFGMSDLDRDTGEFSGGWQMRIALAKLLLKEPSLLLLDEPTNHLDILSQFWLEQYLIRYEGSIMVISHDRAFLDAITNRTLHLSMGEMNSYSGNYSFYEKESQAHKDQLRKARDNQDKEIARQKEFINKFRSNGKKASIVQSRIKALDKMERIQLPKEEKKMYFRFPEPPIASAKVIELERVTKTYGDIRVFDNLDFHIEKGDRIAIVGVNGAGKSTLARILAGVEPYQSGERTTGINTVIAYFAQQQTNELNPENTVLEEVQKAAFDANNQETNPRAVLGALLFSGDDALKKTSVLSGGERNRLALAKMLTKRANAIILDEPTNHLDIRSKEVLQEAVQLFKGTVILVSHDRDFLDPLVNKVLEVRKDGTRMLTCNVSEYIARIQEEQAVNAL; encoded by the coding sequence ATGATCGAAATACAAGAAGTCTTTCTCCAGTACGGCCCAAAGGTGCTGTTTAATAATATTTCCTCAGTAATCGGGACGCGTGATCGCATTGGCCTGGTGGGATCCAACGGTGCGGGAAAGTCTACTCTAATCAAGCTCCTGCTTGGTGAAACAGAAGCCGACAAGGGCAATATTGTTCAGCCCAGTTATGTCTCTCTTGGTTACTTGCCTCAGGATGGCATCGAAGTTTCTGGCAGGACTTTATACCAGGAAGTTGAAACCGCCTTTGAAGATATGCTTTCGCTTCAAGGGAAGATCGATGAAGCCGATGCTCAGATGCTCGAGATGGATACTTCTTCAGAGGAGTACTATGAACTGATCGATATGATTGGGGAGTGGGAACACAAACTCGAGGAGCATGAGCCGGAAAAGATGAAGTCCAATATTGAGAAAATGCTCTTGGGACTCGGCTTTGGAATGTCTGATTTGGATCGGGACACGGGAGAGTTTTCCGGGGGTTGGCAGATGCGCATTGCTCTAGCCAAACTCCTGCTCAAAGAGCCGTCGTTGTTGCTTTTAGATGAGCCTACTAACCATTTGGATATCCTGTCCCAGTTTTGGTTGGAGCAGTACCTCATTCGCTATGAGGGATCTATCATGGTCATCTCTCACGATAGAGCCTTTCTGGATGCTATCACGAACCGCACACTTCATTTAAGTATGGGGGAGATGAACTCCTACTCTGGAAATTACTCTTTTTATGAGAAGGAAAGTCAGGCGCATAAAGACCAATTGCGCAAGGCGCGTGACAATCAGGACAAGGAAATCGCTCGTCAGAAAGAGTTTATTAATAAATTTCGTTCCAACGGTAAAAAAGCATCCATAGTGCAGAGTCGTATCAAGGCGCTTGACAAAATGGAGCGTATTCAATTGCCGAAGGAGGAGAAGAAAATGTACTTTCGTTTTCCAGAGCCTCCCATTGCCAGTGCTAAGGTAATTGAATTAGAACGGGTCACGAAGACCTATGGTGATATCCGAGTTTTCGATAACTTGGACTTCCATATCGAGAAGGGGGACCGAATCGCTATTGTAGGTGTAAATGGTGCCGGAAAATCTACCCTGGCAAGAATACTTGCCGGAGTGGAACCCTATCAGAGTGGTGAGCGCACCACGGGGATCAATACGGTGATTGCTTACTTCGCTCAGCAACAAACCAACGAATTGAATCCGGAGAATACGGTTCTGGAAGAGGTTCAAAAGGCCGCCTTCGATGCCAATAATCAGGAGACCAATCCGCGAGCTGTCCTAGGGGCTCTACTGTTTTCTGGTGACGATGCTCTGAAGAAGACCTCTGTCTTATCTGGAGGTGAGCGTAACCGGCTCGCGTTGGCAAAGATGCTTACCAAGAGGGCGAATGCCATTATCCTCGATGAGCCGACCAACCACTTAGACATTCGAAGTAAAGAAGTGCTTCAAGAAGCCGTTCAATTATTCAAGGGAACGGTCATTCTGGTAAGTCACGATAGAGACTTCCTGGACCCGCTGGTCAATAAAGTGCTGGAAGTTCGGAAGGACGGAACCCGGATGCTCACTTGTAATGTAAGTGAATATATTGCGCGTATTCAAGAGGAGCAGGCAGTGAATGCTCTCTGA
- the aroE gene encoding shikimate dehydrogenase yields MSEEPNYKVDLVGVFGHPVSENPTVLMIEAAFRELGLNWRYVNFEVLPQDLEAAVAGLRAMNFKGINLTIPHKVEVLQYLDEIAPDAKLMGAVNTVRREGDRLIGENTDGKGFLRSIREDAGIDPAGKRVVFLGAGGAARAMTVEMALAGAENIIIVNRSANRGESLAQLLNDQTPAEAQFVHWDQIFSVPEGTDVLVNSTSIGLYPNVDDRPDIDYDSIASSMVVCDVIPNPPHTPFLQEAEKRGAKTLDGLGMLVGQGAIGLKMWTGHDAPVSVMRKALEEVFG; encoded by the coding sequence ATGTCAGAAGAACCCAATTATAAAGTCGACCTAGTGGGTGTGTTTGGGCACCCCGTTTCTGAAAACCCAACTGTCCTCATGATTGAGGCCGCTTTCCGTGAGCTTGGCTTGAATTGGCGGTATGTGAATTTTGAAGTACTTCCTCAGGATCTGGAAGCCGCAGTTGCCGGTCTTCGAGCCATGAATTTTAAAGGCATCAATCTTACGATTCCGCACAAGGTGGAAGTGCTACAGTATTTAGATGAGATCGCGCCTGACGCGAAATTGATGGGGGCAGTGAATACTGTTCGTCGTGAAGGCGATCGATTGATTGGAGAAAATACAGATGGTAAGGGATTTCTTAGAAGCATCCGAGAAGATGCGGGGATAGATCCAGCAGGGAAGCGAGTTGTGTTTCTCGGTGCGGGCGGTGCTGCCCGGGCCATGACCGTTGAGATGGCTTTGGCTGGCGCGGAGAATATTATTATCGTAAACCGTTCCGCCAATCGTGGAGAGTCTCTCGCCCAATTATTGAATGATCAGACTCCCGCGGAAGCTCAGTTTGTTCATTGGGATCAAATCTTTTCTGTTCCTGAAGGAACTGATGTTTTAGTAAATTCTACTTCAATCGGGTTGTATCCGAATGTTGATGACAGGCCCGATATTGATTATGACTCGATTGCATCCAGCATGGTGGTGTGTGATGTCATTCCTAACCCTCCCCATACTCCATTTCTGCAAGAAGCTGAAAAAAGAGGAGCCAAGACATTGGATGGTCTTGGTATGTTAGTCGGGCAGGGTGCTATTGGTTTGAAGATGTGGACCGGGCACGACGCTCCGGTATCCGTCATGCGCAAAGCACTTGAAGAAGTATTTGGATAA
- a CDS encoding RNA-binding protein — protein sequence MEIYVGNLPWSAEDQDLNDAFAQYGEVTSAKIITDRDTGRSRGFGFVSMTNDDEARQAIEALHDQDFQGRNMNCREATPRQERPRHGGGGGGGGGRGGYNRGGGGGRDRDRGNRY from the coding sequence ATGGAAATATACGTAGGAAATCTACCTTGGTCTGCAGAAGACCAAGACCTGAATGATGCTTTCGCCCAATATGGTGAAGTGACATCTGCAAAAATCATTACAGACCGAGACACTGGAAGATCCCGTGGATTTGGTTTTGTATCAATGACCAATGATGACGAGGCCAGGCAGGCAATTGAAGCCCTGCACGATCAAGACTTCCAAGGTCGCAACATGAACTGTCGCGAGGCCACTCCTCGCCAAGAACGTCCACGCCATGGTGGCGGCGGCGGAGGCGGTGGAGGAAGAGGCGGATATAACCGTGGAGGTGGAGGTGGACGCGATCGCGATCGCGGTAACCGCTACTAG
- a CDS encoding PQQ-binding-like beta-propeller repeat protein: protein MLHKAIKLLALSFVFSFQIYLSAADVDWPVYLGDKASSQYSELDQINTENVKQLKVAWIYQSGDAREDNRSQIQCNPLIIDGILYGTTAGVSAIALNAATGEALWKFSPASEKPTSSQPDINRGLAHWKQGSDERLLFATGHYLYAINLKTGKLISSFGEAGKVDLKKGLGRNVDNLSYTIRTPGTVFEDLIIIGGRMSEGLPAIPGHIRAYNIVTGKQVWRFNTIPHPGEYGYETWPKDAWLNSGGANVWSGMTVDEKNGLVYCPTGSASADFYGADRIGQNLFANTLLCLDARTGKRVWHFQFVHHDLWDRDLPTPPNLLTIARNGEKVPAVAQSTKSGHVFVFNRLTGEPLFPIEEKPYPSSDLAGESAWPTQPLPTKPEPFARQVLSYDLVNDLFPEKQKELQDQFIRLRPHMPFTPPSEQGTIIFPGFDGAAEWGGQATDPEGILYVNSNEMPWILTMINATHGASNGERVFLQMCSACHGQNRLGSENQGTIIPPLTTNKLAEKNLDQTGVREKIQQGAGIMPSFGFLPEKDLDALIKYLFVEAEAESVNRTAADNESSDVPVVYGHTGYNKWKNSDGYPAIKPPWGTLNAIDLNTGEYVWKTTLGEFEELTEQGIPPTGSENYGGPVVTAGGVLFIAATLDENFRAFDTATGKELFKQKLPAAGYATPATYSVDGKQYVVIACGGGKLGTKSGDAYVAFSLP, encoded by the coding sequence ATGTTACATAAAGCCATCAAACTACTCGCACTCTCGTTCGTTTTTTCATTTCAAATATACCTTTCGGCAGCCGACGTTGATTGGCCTGTCTATCTCGGGGATAAGGCATCAAGCCAATATTCCGAGCTGGATCAGATCAATACGGAGAATGTGAAGCAGCTGAAGGTGGCATGGATCTACCAATCAGGCGATGCCAGGGAAGATAACCGCTCTCAGATTCAGTGTAATCCACTTATTATTGATGGGATACTCTATGGAACGACCGCTGGGGTCTCCGCAATTGCATTGAATGCGGCAACCGGTGAAGCGCTGTGGAAGTTTAGCCCTGCCTCAGAAAAGCCAACCTCCTCTCAGCCAGATATAAATCGAGGCTTGGCCCATTGGAAACAAGGGAGTGATGAACGTCTTCTTTTTGCTACCGGTCATTACCTATATGCGATCAACCTAAAAACAGGAAAACTCATTTCAAGTTTCGGAGAAGCAGGAAAAGTTGATTTGAAAAAAGGCCTCGGACGTAATGTCGACAATCTTTCCTATACTATCCGGACTCCAGGAACGGTTTTTGAAGACCTTATAATTATCGGGGGTCGCATGAGTGAAGGCCTACCAGCCATTCCTGGTCACATTCGCGCCTACAATATAGTAACCGGGAAACAGGTCTGGCGCTTCAACACGATTCCCCACCCTGGAGAATATGGATACGAAACCTGGCCCAAAGACGCCTGGTTAAATAGTGGTGGGGCCAATGTATGGTCGGGCATGACTGTCGACGAAAAGAACGGGCTTGTTTACTGCCCCACTGGCTCAGCCTCAGCTGATTTCTATGGAGCCGACCGGATTGGCCAGAACCTTTTCGCCAATACCTTGCTATGCCTGGATGCCCGCACTGGTAAGCGAGTCTGGCACTTTCAATTTGTTCACCACGACCTTTGGGATAGAGATCTCCCCACTCCGCCCAACTTATTAACGATCGCAAGGAACGGAGAAAAGGTTCCAGCCGTAGCCCAAAGCACCAAATCCGGCCATGTATTCGTATTCAATCGCCTGACGGGTGAACCGCTCTTTCCCATCGAAGAGAAGCCCTACCCCTCCTCTGATCTGGCTGGAGAAAGCGCCTGGCCTACTCAACCACTTCCGACCAAGCCGGAACCCTTTGCCCGCCAGGTGTTGTCTTATGACCTGGTGAATGATCTGTTTCCAGAAAAGCAGAAAGAGCTACAGGACCAATTCATTCGGCTGCGCCCCCACATGCCGTTCACTCCTCCGAGCGAACAAGGTACCATCATTTTTCCTGGATTCGATGGAGCCGCCGAATGGGGAGGACAAGCCACTGACCCTGAAGGTATTCTATACGTAAACAGCAACGAAATGCCGTGGATATTAACCATGATTAATGCGACCCACGGAGCTTCCAATGGAGAACGTGTATTCCTGCAAATGTGTTCTGCCTGCCATGGACAAAACAGACTTGGTAGTGAAAATCAGGGTACAATCATCCCTCCTCTTACAACCAACAAGCTGGCAGAGAAAAACCTCGATCAAACAGGAGTGAGAGAAAAGATCCAACAAGGAGCGGGAATCATGCCCTCCTTTGGGTTCTTGCCTGAGAAAGATCTTGATGCCCTCATCAAATACTTATTTGTGGAAGCTGAAGCAGAGTCCGTTAATCGAACGGCAGCTGACAACGAATCATCTGATGTACCGGTCGTATATGGTCACACGGGTTACAATAAATGGAAAAACTCTGATGGCTACCCAGCCATAAAGCCACCTTGGGGAACCCTTAATGCGATTGACCTGAACACAGGGGAATACGTTTGGAAAACCACCTTGGGTGAATTTGAAGAACTTACAGAACAAGGTATCCCGCCCACTGGATCTGAAAATTATGGTGGACCGGTAGTCACCGCAGGAGGAGTGCTATTTATAGCCGCTACCTTGGATGAAAACTTTCGCGCTTTCGATACCGCTACTGGCAAGGAGCTCTTTAAGCAGAAGCTACCAGCAGCAGGCTATGCGACACCAGCCACTTACTCCGTAGACGGCAAACAGTATGTAGTCATTGCTTGTGGCGGTGGAAAGCTGGGGACCAAGAGCGGTGATGCCTATGTCGCATTTTCGCTTCCCTAG
- a CDS encoding Bax inhibitor-1/YccA family protein produces the protein MRTSNPTLNEKAFRVDYTGTNTMTVGGTVNKTFILLLVLTMTFIWSWKKVISFGDTAAMMPWMIGGAIVGLIFALITAFAPKASPFTAPLYALAEGVFLGAFSAFMELQYPGIAFQAALLTFATLFAMLGAYKAGLIKVTEKFRTGLIAATGAVFLVYMASFILGFFGINMPFIHGSGPIGIGISLVIIAIAALNLVLDFDFIERGAAQGAPKYMEWYGAFGLLVTLVWLYIEFLRLLSKLRNR, from the coding sequence ATGAGAACAAGTAATCCGACCCTCAACGAAAAAGCCTTCCGCGTCGACTACACGGGCACAAACACGATGACGGTTGGCGGCACCGTTAACAAAACGTTCATCCTGCTTCTTGTCCTGACCATGACCTTTATCTGGTCCTGGAAAAAGGTGATCAGCTTTGGAGATACCGCAGCCATGATGCCCTGGATGATCGGAGGCGCCATAGTCGGACTTATCTTTGCCCTCATAACCGCATTTGCTCCGAAAGCCTCCCCCTTTACCGCTCCGCTCTATGCACTGGCTGAAGGTGTTTTCCTCGGCGCGTTCTCCGCATTCATGGAATTGCAATATCCAGGCATTGCTTTTCAAGCCGCCTTACTCACCTTTGCGACGCTATTCGCCATGTTAGGCGCCTACAAAGCAGGACTGATTAAAGTCACTGAAAAATTCAGAACGGGCCTTATCGCAGCCACTGGAGCCGTCTTCTTAGTCTACATGGCCAGTTTCATCCTGGGCTTTTTCGGAATTAATATGCCGTTCATCCACGGCAGTGGCCCCATTGGTATCGGCATCAGCTTAGTCATCATTGCTATCGCGGCACTGAACCTCGTGCTTGATTTCGATTTTATTGAACGAGGAGCAGCCCAAGGAGCCCCCAAATACATGGAGTGGTACGGTGCCTTTGGCCTCCTGGTCACCCTGGTCTGGCTCTACATCGAATTTTTGAGACTCCTGTCTAAGCTAAGGAATCGTTGA
- a CDS encoding protein phosphatase 2C domain-containing protein, which translates to MDKISWSGGTHPGRFRKNNEDSFLAINIQGQEVRLLGKEGSASLEKDGDLLFAVSDGMGGANAGEFASRIAIDYITRRLPQSHRLGAMGLSEGYHDFMTELFEEVDKEMSSMSFHYEECRNMGATLSLCWFTPEWMYFAHVGDSRIYYLPKDGGLKQISHDHTHPGELHRKGKLNEREVRTHPEKQILWRSLGGKSNEVEPQLGAVGYETGDRFIINSDGINDGIWDRRLEELVRNPPARFQDLPPSERLIKDSMEESGRDNLTAIIVSIS; encoded by the coding sequence ATGGATAAGATCAGCTGGTCAGGTGGGACCCATCCCGGCAGATTCAGGAAAAACAACGAAGACTCCTTTCTCGCAATTAACATCCAGGGCCAGGAAGTTCGCCTGTTGGGTAAAGAAGGGTCAGCTTCCTTAGAAAAAGATGGAGATCTTCTCTTTGCCGTGAGTGATGGGATGGGAGGAGCCAACGCGGGAGAATTTGCCAGTCGAATCGCCATTGATTATATCACCCGGCGCCTACCGCAAAGTCATCGACTCGGAGCCATGGGACTCTCCGAAGGCTACCACGACTTCATGACCGAACTCTTTGAGGAAGTGGACAAGGAGATGTCGAGCATGAGCTTTCACTACGAAGAGTGTCGCAATATGGGCGCCACCCTGAGCCTATGCTGGTTTACTCCTGAATGGATGTATTTCGCCCATGTAGGTGACAGCCGCATCTATTACTTACCTAAAGATGGCGGTTTGAAACAGATCTCTCACGATCACACACATCCTGGTGAATTACATCGCAAAGGGAAACTTAACGAACGTGAGGTCCGAACTCACCCTGAAAAACAAATTCTCTGGAGATCACTCGGAGGAAAATCCAACGAAGTTGAACCTCAGCTAGGAGCGGTTGGGTATGAAACAGGCGATCGATTCATTATCAACTCCGATGGTATAAATGATGGAATCTGGGACCGTCGTCTCGAGGAGTTGGTCCGCAATCCCCCTGCCCGTTTTCAGGACCTTCCTCCATCCGAACGTCTGATAAAGGATTCAATGGAAGAATCCGGACGTGACAATTTAACCGCGATCATTGTATCAATATCTTAA
- a CDS encoding serine/threonine protein phosphatase has translation MREIKDTKRAEVHIGFDGRVHKRYKGPLAKQRFENEVRILKYLDAVGCTFVPKLLESDPERLYIVTTNCGQLAPKISEEKVSQMFKSLEQYGVHHEDAFARNITYDSHKGCFCVIDFEFSTNLETGEGLTIEDAEEHMRQQREAEKHG, from the coding sequence ATGAGGGAAATTAAAGATACGAAAAGAGCTGAAGTTCACATAGGCTTTGATGGACGCGTGCATAAACGCTACAAAGGCCCCCTTGCAAAGCAACGTTTCGAGAACGAAGTTAGGATTTTGAAATACCTGGATGCCGTAGGCTGTACATTTGTGCCCAAATTGCTCGAATCCGACCCCGAACGACTTTACATCGTAACCACCAATTGCGGACAGCTGGCCCCAAAAATCAGCGAAGAAAAGGTCTCACAGATGTTTAAATCCCTGGAACAATACGGCGTTCACCATGAAGACGCCTTTGCCAGGAACATTACCTACGATTCCCATAAAGGCTGTTTTTGCGTTATTGATTTCGAGTTTTCAACCAATTTGGAAACCGGAGAAGGACTCACCATCGAGGATGCCGAAGAGCATATGAGGCAGCAACGGGAGGCTGAAAAGCATGGATAA
- a CDS encoding glutamine synthetase beta-grasp domain-containing protein, with amino-acid sequence MPKYKLEYLWLDGYQPVPNLRGKTRIASEAPTSVEDLPLWGFDGSSTQQADGSDSDCMLKPVALYPDSGRNNAFLVMCEVTLPNGDPHPSNNRATILDDENAWFGLEQEYFLFQDGRPLGWPEDGYPSPQGQYYTGVGYENVGDIARTIVDEHLELCLDAGINHEGINAEVAKGQWEFQVFAKGSRKCADDMWVARYLLDRLCEQYQISVEYHCKPFQGDWNGSGMHCNFSTEHLREVGGKDYFLALMDAFEKNKDEHIAAYGPDNHLRLTGLHETQSIDKFSWGVADRGASIRVPHAFVNDDYKGYLEDRRPNSQGDPYQICSRVLKTIAEVPTS; translated from the coding sequence ATGCCGAAATACAAGCTTGAATACCTCTGGCTCGACGGATACCAACCCGTGCCGAACCTCCGTGGAAAAACAAGAATCGCTTCTGAAGCTCCAACTTCTGTGGAAGATTTACCTTTATGGGGATTCGATGGTAGTTCTACTCAGCAGGCCGATGGCAGCGACTCTGATTGCATGCTGAAGCCAGTAGCCCTATACCCTGACAGCGGACGGAATAATGCTTTCCTCGTAATGTGTGAGGTTACATTGCCCAATGGCGATCCACACCCAAGTAACAACCGTGCCACCATCCTTGACGATGAGAATGCATGGTTCGGACTCGAACAAGAGTACTTCCTTTTCCAAGATGGACGTCCGCTTGGATGGCCGGAAGATGGTTACCCAAGTCCTCAAGGACAATATTACACCGGTGTTGGATATGAAAACGTAGGTGATATTGCCCGCACGATTGTGGATGAGCACCTTGAGCTTTGTCTCGATGCGGGAATCAACCACGAAGGTATCAATGCTGAAGTGGCCAAAGGACAATGGGAATTCCAAGTTTTTGCCAAGGGGTCTAGGAAATGTGCAGACGATATGTGGGTAGCACGTTATCTTCTTGATCGTCTTTGCGAGCAATACCAAATCAGTGTGGAATACCACTGTAAGCCTTTCCAAGGTGATTGGAATGGTTCTGGAATGCACTGTAACTTCTCAACTGAGCATCTTCGTGAAGTGGGTGGTAAAGATTACTTCCTCGCACTCATGGATGCCTTTGAAAAGAACAAGGACGAGCACATTGCTGCTTATGGCCCAGACAATCATCTGCGTCTGACCGGTCTCCACGAAACTCAGTCTATCGACAAGTTCTCATGGGGAGTTGCTGACCGTGGTGCTTCTATCCGTGTGCCTCACGCATTTGTAAATGACGATTACAAAGGTTACCTCGAAGATCGACGTCCAAACTCACAAGGAGATCCATACCAGATCTGCTCACGTGTTCTTAAGACGATCGCCGAAGTTCCTACTTCGTAG
- a CDS encoding mannonate dehydratase yields the protein MGASRIADIASMRRIKQLGVDHVLMGGPAQPWTEASLTEIMDRFSALGLSVINMMIGGFPNVIYGREGRDEEIEKLQASIVAAGNVGLPVIEYNFYAHRLTEGYFEVEGRGGAGYTGYRYDDVKDLPPIPEKGEHDAESLWANLTYLLEAIIPIAEKAGVRMALHPNDPPVPVSRGNDQIVKSFEDWKRLLAIVDSPSNGMTYHSGVTSEIDVDPVEVCKYMGERDRINHVHYRNVVVHKKAVDYVEVFPDEGKTDMFAVMNELVNQGYNLGIYPEHPRLLDYDWGNPLTTNSYPGGGGYAGFAYNIAYARAMLQAALGQ from the coding sequence ATGGGCGCATCTCGCATTGCTGATATTGCAAGCATGCGAAGAATCAAACAATTGGGTGTGGACCACGTATTAATGGGAGGTCCCGCGCAACCATGGACGGAGGCTTCGTTAACTGAGATTATGGATCGCTTTTCGGCTCTGGGGCTGTCGGTCATCAATATGATGATTGGGGGATTTCCTAATGTCATCTATGGCCGCGAGGGAAGGGATGAAGAAATCGAAAAACTGCAAGCGTCTATCGTTGCTGCCGGGAATGTAGGCCTTCCGGTTATCGAGTACAACTTTTACGCTCACCGTTTAACTGAAGGTTACTTCGAGGTCGAAGGTCGGGGTGGGGCTGGATATACTGGTTATCGTTATGATGATGTGAAAGACCTACCGCCAATCCCCGAAAAGGGAGAACATGATGCGGAATCCTTATGGGCGAACTTAACTTACTTGTTGGAGGCGATCATTCCGATAGCAGAGAAGGCCGGAGTCCGGATGGCGCTACACCCTAACGATCCGCCGGTGCCTGTAAGTCGGGGCAATGATCAAATCGTAAAGAGTTTCGAAGATTGGAAACGACTGCTTGCTATTGTGGATAGTCCTTCCAATGGCATGACCTATCACAGCGGTGTGACCAGTGAGATCGACGTCGATCCAGTCGAGGTGTGTAAATACATGGGAGAGCGGGACCGCATAAATCACGTGCATTATCGCAATGTTGTGGTGCATAAGAAAGCGGTCGATTACGTGGAAGTGTTTCCCGACGAGGGAAAGACCGACATGTTTGCGGTGATGAATGAACTAGTGAATCAGGGCTATAATCTTGGTATCTATCCCGAGCATCCGCGATTGTTGGATTACGACTGGGGTAATCCGCTTACGACCAATTCATATCCAGGCGGAGGCGGATACGCTGGATTCGCTTACAACATCGCCTACGCTCGGGCTATGCTTCAGGCCGCACTCGGTCAGTGA